A stretch of DNA from Spirosoma endbachense:
GTCGATAATGTCAACGCCCCACGAACCTTTCCGGAACGATTGACTGTCGACCACACCTTTCAAAATGCCATATGGATGCTTCGTAATCTCAAAATAGCCTTCCTGAAAGCTAATCGGCGAATGAATAACAACGGCTCCGGCTTCACGGGCTTTCTGGACCAGATCGAGAGTGTTGGCCAGCATGTTGGTTGATTCCATTACACCCTTAACGGCATCGTGCAGGCTACCACCCGGCGACGTAAAATTGTTCTGATATTCGATCAGGACGACGGCGGTTTTTTGCGGATTCATGACGGTTTGGTTTTAAAGGTTTGTTAGTATTCTTCAGCGAATGCCTTTCTGTATTATCTGGAACGTGGACGAGCGGTTCTTTATTAACTAAAGTACCCTGAAGGTTGTGTTTACTCCAATGCCTGCCCGGCTATGATTCGAAACTTTTGGCAAAATCGCGGTAGTAACGTGAAGGAGTTCGTTTGTTTGGTAAGTATAATTTGATGCTGAAAAACAGAACGTTACAGATTATTGCTCATCTGGATTAACTTCACTTCTGGAAGTCCCACAAGACAATCACCCAGGTTTCGCCAATGGCTGGATCGTAGAATTCGTGTAGTGTTTCGAAGCCAACGCGAGCATGGGCGCGAAGGGAGCGGATATTGTTGGCTGAAATATCGGTTATTAATACCTGATAGCGATCGCTATAGACATCGCGGTGGTGCTGAAACATCCGGTCGAATATCCGTTGTCCCCGATAACCCTCCGCCACACAAACCTGACCCATTACATACCAGGCATGGTCGCGTAGGGGTTTGCCGTCGTATTGTAGTGTGTCGATCAATCCGAAAAGAGGTAATAATTCCGGAACATCGGCTCCAAATTCAGGCAGCATCGTCAGGGCGTAACCGACTACCGTTTCGCCATCTTTGGCAATAATACTTGGAGCCGCCAGATTCATGCGACTCAGAATGGCGGGGTCATGCTCGACCGTTACGAATCCCTGATCGACCTGCACCTCGACGGATACATTTTTGCGGAGGTTTGCCTGTTGCAGTGCCAGAATTCCCTGCACATCAGCTTCAGACTGGACGGTGGTGATGGTCATCTAATGAAGGATTATGCATGAAGAGTGAAACGTGTTGACCCTTCATTTTTAACTAATTGTCATTCGCTCAGATTTTGCCAGGAATGCGGTATCTACTTCAGCGCCAATGCCGGGCGTATCGGGTAGTGTAATCTGATAACCGTTGTAGGTAATGCCGCCGTAGATCGGATCATGGGCATGCTCAAAACAGCCATCCAGGTCGCAGAAACGCACGTTTTGCCGGGCAGCAGCAAAATGGGCATTGGCTGTTAATGCCAACCGTGACTCCGACATACACCCAATCATGCAGGGTATACCGGCGGCTTCGGCGATGGCGTTGATTTTGAGGGCTTCAAAAATACCCCCACTTTTGGAGAGTTTAATATTGAAGTAATCAACGGCTTCTTCACGTACCAGCCGGATCGCATCCGTCGAATCGAACAGGCTTTCATCGGCCATGATCGGCACGGTCGAAAGCTGACGAATTTGGCGTAATCCGGCAATATCGTGACGCTTAATCGGTTGCTCGCAGTATTGTACATTCCAATTACCGATAGCACGGAGCACACCTGAAGCAGTCACCACATCCCATCCCTGATTGGCGTCGGTGCGGATGGGTATACTATCGCCAATCGCTTTTCGAATGGCTTCGATGCGTCTAATATCGTCTTGCAATGTGGTGCCTAACTTTACTTTGATGGCATCTGCGCCCTTTTCCTGAATCCGAAGCGCATCTTCCACCATCCGTTCGGGCGTATTGATATAGATCGTTTCGTCGGTGACGAGTGGTCG
This window harbors:
- a CDS encoding GNAT family N-acetyltransferase, with the translated sequence MTITTVQSEADVQGILALQQANLRKNVSVEVQVDQGFVTVEHDPAILSRMNLAAPSIIAKDGETVVGYALTMLPEFGADVPELLPLFGLIDTLQYDGKPLRDHAWYVMGQVCVAEGYRGQRIFDRMFQHHRDVYSDRYQVLITDISANNIRSLRAHARVGFETLHEFYDPAIGETWVIVLWDFQK
- a CDS encoding mandelate racemase/muconate lactonizing enzyme family protein gives rise to the protein MKITQIALYRFDIPLKAPIAISLGTIENARNILVEIQTDEHITGWGEGSPFWMIVGETQASGMAAADDMARLLIGRDPLDIEGCINALTRYLPGHPTTRSAFDMALYDIAAKAARMPLYQFLGGSKRPLVTDETIYINTPERMVEDALRIQEKGADAIKVKLGTTLQDDIRRIEAIRKAIGDSIPIRTDANQGWDVVTASGVLRAIGNWNVQYCEQPIKRHDIAGLRQIRQLSTVPIMADESLFDSTDAIRLVREEAVDYFNIKLSKSGGIFEALKINAIAEAAGIPCMIGCMSESRLALTANAHFAAARQNVRFCDLDGCFEHAHDPIYGGITYNGYQITLPDTPGIGAEVDTAFLAKSERMTIS